One genomic segment of Sphingorhabdus sp. M41 includes these proteins:
- a CDS encoding PH domain-containing protein, with translation MTEHASKSSNADRFGAMETDSSHNYNQGLTPLHPPQKSLIRFNMILRALVLLILASVAETLLYMHHEIQPGMVLFPAAFFAILLVFVLPNRIYRRWGYDMGDEQLRVLRGFLWRKDTIVPFNRIQHIDVAQGPLQRLFGLSTLIVHTAGTHNSIVTLPGLATIDAEDMRETIKGHIRQDMI, from the coding sequence ATGACCGAACATGCTTCCAAATCTTCCAATGCTGATCGATTCGGCGCGATGGAAACTGACTCGTCGCACAACTATAACCAGGGCCTGACACCGCTACATCCGCCGCAGAAAAGCCTGATCCGGTTCAATATGATCCTGCGCGCGCTGGTCCTGCTGATCCTCGCCTCGGTCGCCGAAACGCTGCTCTATATGCATCACGAGATACAGCCAGGAATGGTCCTTTTTCCTGCGGCATTCTTCGCCATTTTGCTTGTCTTCGTCCTGCCGAACCGCATCTACCGCCGCTGGGGCTATGACATGGGCGACGAGCAATTGCGGGTGCTGCGCGGCTTTCTCTGGCGCAAGGACACAATCGTCCCGTTCAACCGAATCCAGCATATCGATGTCGCCCAGGGTCCGCTGCAGCGCCTGTTCGGCCTCTCGACCCTGATCGTGCACACCGCCGGGACGCACAACAGCATCGTCACCCTGCCCGGCCTCGCCACCATCGATGCCGAGGATATGCGCGAGACGATCAAGGGCCATATCCGCCAAGACATGATATGA
- a CDS encoding PH domain-containing protein: MSEPSANPAPNNSAPFQHLHPLSIILKSVGTLGQNLFAILVLHFSLFDQNVLYTGIAAVALITLIVGVTALIWSRFTYQVTAREIRIKSGLLNRNNRSIPFDRIQDVSLEQKLISRLLGLATVALETGSGGGEDGQLDALSRRDAEMLRDTIRDYKAGLGADDSRLEDHQVMADTPPLFAMDNRRIVIAGLFNFSFVLLAILGALAQNLDFLLPDGFFDPRSWIDAFPEQETINGYSSWVRLGGALAAILSLITIGFVSGIVRTFVREYGFRLDRIDTGQPGFRRRRGLFTLTDMVMPIHRVQAAILQTGPVRARFGWYHLKFTSLAGDGKGETDHSAAPCATLAEIEPILDDCAIRQPPADLIFQGVNPAFWWRGALMISLLLIAIALGSGLFVHPGLFAIILLAGPVGLIQFLNWRHHQYALSNGQLYVRSGWWRRKLTILPLRKIQTVDVSQRPLDHPLDLATLTIGIAGGSTIAPLTIAAIGFQNAMNLRARILHLQNQA; encoded by the coding sequence ATGAGCGAGCCATCCGCCAACCCGGCGCCGAACAATAGCGCCCCTTTTCAACATCTTCATCCGCTCAGTATCATCCTGAAATCCGTCGGCACGCTGGGTCAGAATCTTTTTGCGATCCTCGTCCTCCATTTCAGCCTGTTCGATCAGAACGTGCTCTACACCGGGATCGCAGCTGTAGCGCTGATAACGCTGATCGTCGGAGTGACCGCGCTGATCTGGTCGCGCTTCACCTATCAGGTCACCGCCAGGGAAATCCGGATCAAGAGCGGCCTGCTCAACCGCAACAATCGCTCGATCCCATTCGACCGGATTCAGGATGTCAGCCTCGAACAGAAGCTGATCAGCCGCCTCCTGGGCCTTGCCACCGTCGCGCTGGAAACCGGTTCTGGCGGTGGCGAAGATGGCCAGCTCGATGCGCTTTCTCGAAGAGATGCCGAGATGCTGCGCGACACGATCCGCGACTATAAGGCTGGGTTAGGTGCCGACGATAGCCGGTTGGAAGACCATCAGGTCATGGCAGACACCCCGCCGCTGTTCGCGATGGACAACCGCCGCATAGTCATCGCCGGACTGTTCAACTTCTCCTTCGTCCTGCTGGCAATACTCGGCGCCCTTGCCCAGAACCTGGATTTCCTGCTGCCCGACGGCTTTTTCGATCCGCGCAGCTGGATCGACGCTTTTCCGGAACAGGAGACCATCAATGGGTATAGCTCATGGGTGCGTCTGGGAGGTGCGCTGGCCGCAATCCTGTCGTTGATCACCATCGGCTTTGTCAGCGGTATCGTCCGGACATTCGTCCGCGAATATGGCTTCCGCCTCGACCGGATCGACACTGGACAGCCCGGATTCCGGCGACGACGCGGGCTATTCACCCTGACCGACATGGTCATGCCGATCCACCGGGTTCAGGCCGCAATATTGCAGACCGGTCCGGTTCGCGCGCGCTTCGGCTGGTATCATCTCAAATTCACATCGCTGGCGGGAGACGGCAAGGGCGAGACGGACCATAGCGCGGCTCCCTGTGCAACGCTCGCCGAAATCGAACCGATCCTCGATGACTGTGCCATCCGCCAGCCCCCGGCCGATCTTATATTTCAGGGCGTCAACCCCGCCTTCTGGTGGCGCGGTGCACTCATGATCTCGCTGCTGCTCATCGCTATCGCCCTCGGCAGCGGCCTGTTCGTCCATCCCGGCTTGTTCGCAATCATCCTGCTCGCTGGTCCGGTTGGCCTGATTCAATTTCTCAACTGGCGGCACCATCAATATGCCTTGAGCAATGGCCAGCTATACGTCCGGTCCGGCTGGTGGCGACGCAAGTTGACCATCCTCCCGCTCCGCAAGATTCAGACCGTCGATGTCAGCCAAAGGCCGCTTGATCATCCGCTGGACCTCGCAACGCTCACTATCGGCATTGCCGGAGGATCGACGATCGCGCCGCTCACCATCGCCGCTATCGGCTTTCAAAACGCCATGAATTTGCGCGCCCGGATACTCCACCTCCAAAATCAGGCTTGA
- a CDS encoding DUF885 domain-containing protein — protein sequence MRRTSLAMLAPLAMLVGAPVHAQADANRTSSELHDIIDDYWAYQLEQYPEFASSLGVDDPIGRVSDYSLEAEDSRVVKAKAWLAQLDAIDTATLSEDDKTNYGILRRTLAEQIEANNYGQRTINFTNRGGWHQNFASMQNNLPFRNAQDYQTYINRLKQYATVNDQSITVANQALAGGYVQPCVSMVGYETSISGLLTDDARESRFYQPFTRKRPETINEETFDKLAAEAAGTITSVINPAVKKHLDWYNKDYAPNCAQAPGVSAQPGGAKYYDFRIRQMTTTDKTADEIHNIGLSEVARIRAEMVDVAKEAGYDTREAFIEHLRTDPQYYAKTPEELMEKVARVTKTIDGKMPSIIGKLARLPYGIKEIPAETAEGTTTAYYNPGSPDVGIAGFYYVNTSKLDQRPFWEIPALSVHEAVPGHHQQIALQQELDMPDFRKHGAFFTAFVEGWGLYSERLGIEMDLYDTPAKNMGRLSYEMWRACRLVVDTGIHSKGWSKQRAIDFMTDNTALSEANIEAEVNRYISWPGQALAYKMGELKIRELRGKATRELGDKFDLREFHDVVLGQGAVPLDMLEAQVNRWIEGQK from the coding sequence ATGCGCAGAACAAGTTTAGCCATGCTGGCACCGCTGGCAATGCTGGTCGGTGCGCCGGTCCATGCACAAGCGGATGCCAACCGGACATCCTCCGAGTTACATGATATCATCGATGATTATTGGGCCTATCAGCTGGAACAATATCCGGAATTTGCATCCTCCCTCGGGGTTGACGATCCGATTGGCCGGGTCAGCGACTACAGTCTGGAAGCGGAAGACAGTCGCGTCGTAAAAGCGAAGGCCTGGCTCGCGCAACTCGACGCGATAGACACCGCGACCCTGAGCGAGGATGACAAGACCAACTATGGCATATTGCGCCGGACGCTCGCAGAGCAGATCGAAGCGAATAACTACGGCCAGCGGACGATCAATTTCACCAATCGCGGCGGCTGGCACCAGAATTTTGCCAGCATGCAGAACAACCTGCCGTTCCGCAACGCGCAGGATTATCAGACCTATATCAACCGGCTGAAGCAATATGCCACGGTCAATGACCAGTCGATCACGGTCGCCAACCAGGCCCTCGCCGGCGGCTATGTCCAGCCCTGCGTTTCGATGGTCGGCTATGAAACCAGTATCTCCGGCCTGCTCACCGATGATGCCAGAGAGTCGCGTTTCTACCAGCCCTTCACACGCAAACGGCCTGAGACGATTAACGAAGAGACGTTCGACAAGCTGGCAGCAGAAGCCGCCGGAACCATCACCAGCGTCATCAACCCCGCAGTGAAAAAGCATCTCGACTGGTATAACAAAGACTATGCCCCGAACTGCGCCCAGGCACCCGGGGTCTCGGCCCAGCCCGGCGGTGCGAAATATTATGATTTCCGCATCCGCCAGATGACGACCACCGACAAGACGGCCGACGAAATCCACAATATCGGCCTAAGCGAAGTGGCGCGGATCCGGGCCGAGATGGTGGATGTCGCCAAGGAGGCTGGGTACGATACCCGCGAAGCCTTTATCGAACATCTGCGGACCGACCCGCAATATTATGCCAAGACGCCGGAAGAGCTGATGGAGAAAGTCGCCCGGGTGACAAAGACCATTGATGGCAAAATGCCATCGATCATCGGCAAGCTGGCACGGCTGCCTTATGGCATCAAGGAAATCCCGGCAGAGACGGCCGAAGGCACGACCACCGCTTATTATAATCCCGGTTCGCCAGATGTTGGCATTGCTGGCTTTTATTATGTAAACACGTCGAAACTCGACCAGCGGCCCTTCTGGGAAATTCCGGCGCTGAGCGTTCACGAAGCGGTGCCCGGCCACCATCAGCAGATCGCGTTGCAGCAGGAACTCGACATGCCGGACTTCCGCAAACATGGCGCATTTTTCACCGCCTTTGTCGAAGGCTGGGGACTCTATTCGGAACGGCTCGGTATCGAAATGGACCTTTACGATACGCCAGCCAAGAATATGGGCCGGCTATCCTACGAAATGTGGCGCGCCTGCCGGCTGGTCGTCGATACCGGCATTCACAGCAAGGGCTGGAGCAAGCAGCGGGCGATCGATTTCATGACCGACAATACCGCGCTCAGCGAGGCCAATATCGAGGCGGAAGTGAATCGCTATATCAGCTGGCCCGGTCAGGCTTTGGCCTATAAAATGGGCGAACTGAAAATCCGCGAGCTACGCGGCAAGGCGACCCGCGAACTGGGCGACAAGTTCGACCTGCGCGAATTTCACGATGTCGTACTGGGTCAGGGCGCTGTCCCGCTCGATATGCTCGAGGCGCAAGTAAATCGGTGGATAGAAGGACAGAAATAG
- a CDS encoding demethoxyubiquinone hydroxylase family protein, translating to MSEPKLGREEADIASMIRVNQAGEYGAAQIYKGQLAVMGDNAPHSSAIHHMAEQEQRHLDAFDQMIADRGVRPTALQPFWKIAGYALGATTAAMGPRAAMSCTAAVETEIDHHYQEQLDALKSENDPELTRMIAEFREEELEHKATAIASGAEDTPGYPVLSAAIRLGCRVAIGLSKRI from the coding sequence ATGTCTGAGCCAAAATTGGGACGAGAAGAAGCCGACATTGCGTCGATGATCCGGGTCAATCAGGCTGGAGAATATGGCGCGGCTCAAATCTACAAGGGCCAGCTGGCGGTGATGGGCGATAATGCGCCGCACAGCAGCGCGATCCACCATATGGCGGAGCAGGAACAGCGGCATCTTGATGCTTTTGACCAGATGATCGCAGATCGTGGTGTCCGGCCCACGGCGCTACAGCCATTCTGGAAAATCGCCGGCTATGCACTGGGCGCGACAACGGCAGCGATGGGTCCCCGGGCGGCAATGTCCTGTACGGCGGCGGTGGAAACCGAAATCGACCACCATTATCAGGAACAGCTGGATGCGCTCAAATCGGAAAATGATCCCGAACTGACCCGTATGATTGCGGAGTTTCGCGAAGAGGAATTGGAGCATAAGGCAACAGCCATTGCATCGGGAGCGGAAGACACGCCAGGCTATCCGGTTTTGAGCGCGGCGATCCGGCTGGGCTGCCGGGTGGCGATAGGATTGTCGAAACGAATTTAG
- a CDS encoding disulfide bond formation protein B has translation MATIRSANWLAFLLPTALLGGALISQYGFGLYPCEMCMWQRWPHLAAIVLALSALLLRARSAALPLVVAATMAILTSGLIGGFHAGVEYDWWEGLTSCATNIAAGGDMLDSIMNAPLVRCDVAPWTLFGISLAGFNFLLSVSGAILILMMIAKRRKDSDYV, from the coding sequence ATGGCAACGATCCGCAGTGCCAATTGGCTGGCTTTCTTGTTGCCCACAGCTTTGCTCGGCGGCGCGTTGATAAGCCAATATGGTTTTGGGCTTTATCCCTGTGAAATGTGCATGTGGCAAAGATGGCCGCATCTTGCGGCAATAGTTCTTGCTCTTTCTGCGCTGTTGTTGCGCGCCAGAAGCGCGGCGTTGCCATTGGTTGTTGCTGCGACAATGGCAATATTGACCAGCGGACTGATCGGCGGCTTTCATGCCGGGGTGGAATATGACTGGTGGGAAGGGCTTACCTCATGCGCGACCAATATTGCGGCGGGGGGCGACATGCTCGATTCAATCATGAACGCGCCGCTAGTCCGCTGCGATGTCGCGCCATGGACGCTGTTCGGTATTTCACTGGCCGGTTTTAACTTTCTCTTGTCAGTGAGTGGCGCGATCCTCATCTTGATGATGATTGCAAAGCGGCGAAAGGATAGCGACTATGTCTGA
- a CDS encoding S41 family peptidase yields the protein MKKPVLQAAALVLTVALLPATTSAISAVDANTYREMEQFMSVFERVRNDYVDQVDDADLIKGAIEGMLGSLDPHSSFLDARDFENLRTQTDGNYGGLGLSVTLEDGAVKVIAPFKDTPADKAGVKAGDYITHIDGELIYGGTLDEAVEEMRGKPGEPITITIVRPGRDKPFDVSMKRAIIDLKPVTWEIKDQIGVISINSFSNDTGADVAAAIVGIDKSLGKKPLGYVLDLRSNPGGLLDEAVSVSDVFLSRGEIVSQRGREKSDIERYFAKSGDAAGGLPVIVLIDAGSASASEIVAGALQDHHRALVMGERSFGKGSVQTLLPLSNSSALRLTTARYYTPSGKSVQEGGIEPDINVPQLSDPDYKTRPRFRESDLRRHLINEIKLKDDVLEEDSKEDPRFTQSAEELKEQGVEDFQLHYALQTIGRLGPDGLKMAMNKAAKKPAKKTVVAKK from the coding sequence ATGAAAAAGCCCGTTTTGCAAGCCGCCGCCCTTGTTTTGACCGTCGCGCTTTTGCCCGCCACGACTTCTGCAATTTCTGCTGTGGATGCCAATACCTATCGCGAGATGGAACAGTTCATGAGCGTCTTTGAACGGGTGCGGAATGACTATGTCGATCAGGTGGACGATGCCGATCTGATCAAGGGGGCGATTGAAGGCATGCTGGGCAGTCTCGATCCCCACAGCAGTTTTCTCGATGCCCGGGATTTTGAAAATCTGCGCACGCAGACGGATGGCAATTACGGTGGCCTGGGTCTTTCGGTAACGCTGGAAGACGGTGCGGTGAAAGTCATTGCGCCATTCAAGGATACTCCGGCAGACAAGGCAGGCGTGAAAGCAGGCGATTATATCACCCATATCGATGGCGAGCTGATTTATGGCGGCACGCTGGATGAAGCGGTCGAGGAAATGCGCGGCAAGCCGGGTGAACCGATCACCATAACGATCGTCCGCCCCGGTCGGGATAAGCCATTTGATGTATCGATGAAGCGCGCGATTATCGATCTCAAGCCGGTCACATGGGAGATCAAGGATCAGATCGGTGTGATCAGCATCAACAGCTTCTCGAACGACACGGGTGCCGATGTCGCTGCCGCTATTGTCGGTATCGACAAATCTCTCGGCAAGAAGCCACTCGGTTATGTGCTGGATCTGCGTTCCAATCCCGGCGGCTTGCTTGATGAAGCGGTGTCGGTATCAGACGTCTTCCTGTCGCGTGGCGAAATCGTATCGCAGCGCGGACGCGAAAAATCCGATATTGAGCGCTATTTTGCCAAGAGTGGCGATGCCGCTGGCGGCCTGCCGGTCATTGTCCTGATTGACGCCGGTTCGGCTTCGGCTTCCGAAATTGTGGCCGGTGCCCTGCAGGATCATCACCGCGCCTTGGTCATGGGCGAGCGCAGTTTTGGCAAGGGGTCGGTGCAAACATTGCTGCCACTTTCCAACAGCAGCGCGCTGCGTCTGACCACAGCGCGCTATTACACGCCATCGGGCAAGTCGGTGCAGGAGGGCGGGATCGAGCCCGACATCAATGTGCCGCAATTGTCCGACCCGGATTACAAGACCCGTCCGCGGTTCCGGGAATCCGATTTGCGCCGTCATCTGATCAACGAGATCAAGTTGAAAGACGATGTGCTGGAAGAAGACAGCAAGGAAGATCCGCGCTTCACCCAGAGTGCCGAAGAATTGAAGGAGCAGGGCGTGGAAGATTTCCAGCTGCACTATGCGCTTCAGACTATTGGACGTCTCGGGCCCGACGGATTGAAAATGGCGATGAACAAGGCGGCGAAAAAGCCCGCCAAGAAAACTGTGGTCGCGAAAAAATAG
- a CDS encoding murein hydrolase activator EnvC family protein, translating to MMMRSALALITVLGLATTGAALLSAQTPGTSLSEQQRSLLSARQQSDRARQRSDALLRQAESASNDADRIASEAAALAARIQAAEADIKAARTRIAIVTQLQQRQRARLAEKQGPMIRLTAALQMMTRKPTALALVEPRSLDELIYMRSILSAVMPEIEQRTASLRDEVRQGEQLRLQSARAIASLDESQRQLIERRRQLAGLEASGRIEAAQFSSDAGIEQEQALALGEEARDILDLMDQIRESGAVRESLAELDGPVLRPGQGQESRVRPAKQGDDVGNAYRLPVIGEIVAGLGELSDSGYRSRGLTIAVDPGAQIVAPAAGRVAYSGRYRGYGNILIIEHDAGWTSLITNMATSRVAVGDRVVQGAPVGQSGSDDPTVTVELRRHGRPIDIAALIG from the coding sequence ATGATGATGCGTTCTGCTCTCGCTTTGATCACTGTTCTTGGCTTGGCGACGACCGGAGCGGCGCTACTCTCCGCGCAGACACCGGGAACGAGCCTCTCGGAGCAGCAGCGGAGCCTGTTGTCGGCGCGCCAGCAATCTGACCGCGCCCGGCAGCGTAGTGATGCTTTGCTGCGTCAGGCTGAATCGGCCAGCAATGATGCCGACCGGATCGCCAGCGAAGCTGCAGCTCTGGCTGCCCGCATCCAGGCCGCAGAGGCGGATATCAAGGCTGCCCGCACCCGCATTGCCATTGTGACTCAGCTTCAGCAGCGCCAGCGCGCGCGGCTGGCGGAAAAGCAGGGGCCGATGATCCGGCTGACGGCTGCGCTGCAGATGATGACTCGCAAGCCGACCGCCCTTGCTCTTGTTGAGCCGCGCTCGCTCGACGAACTTATCTATATGCGTTCAATCCTGTCCGCCGTGATGCCGGAAATCGAACAGCGTACCGCCAGCCTGCGCGATGAAGTCAGACAGGGCGAACAGCTTCGGCTGCAGTCGGCGCGGGCCATTGCCTCGCTCGACGAAAGTCAGCGACAGCTGATCGAACGGCGGCGACAACTGGCGGGACTGGAAGCCAGCGGACGGATTGAAGCCGCGCAATTTTCCAGCGATGCCGGAATCGAGCAGGAGCAAGCGCTCGCCCTCGGCGAGGAAGCGCGGGATATATTGGATCTGATGGACCAAATCCGCGAAAGCGGCGCGGTTCGGGAATCACTGGCTGAACTGGATGGACCCGTCTTGCGACCCGGTCAGGGGCAGGAGTCACGGGTTCGGCCTGCCAAGCAAGGTGACGATGTCGGCAATGCGTACCGCTTGCCCGTGATCGGTGAAATTGTAGCTGGCCTCGGCGAACTATCCGATAGCGGTTATCGCTCTCGCGGCCTTACCATCGCTGTTGATCCCGGCGCCCAGATTGTCGCACCGGCAGCCGGCCGGGTGGCTTATTCTGGCCGTTATCGCGGCTATGGCAATATCCTGATCATCGAACATGATGCCGGCTGGACCAGTTTGATCACCAATATGGCGACCAGCAGGGTCGCGGTTGGCGATCGGGTCGTACAGGGTGCACCGGTCGGGCAGTCCGGGTCCGATGATCCTACCGTGACCGTCGAATTGCGCCGTCATGGCAGACCCATTGATATTGCCGCACTGATTGGCTGA
- a CDS encoding 23S rRNA (pseudouridine(1915)-N(3))-methyltransferase RlmH, giving the protein MRLHIVARGKIGRSPEAELVDRYVKRIGWDVKISELPDQGGKSPKLQGVTKIIAMDEAGENWSSKKFSDLLSAWRDDGAREARFLIGAADGLSADERASADHFFSFGKATWPHMMARAMLAEQLFRATSIIAGHPYHREG; this is encoded by the coding sequence ATGAGACTGCATATCGTCGCCCGCGGCAAAATCGGCCGCAGCCCGGAAGCGGAGCTTGTCGACCGCTATGTGAAGCGGATCGGCTGGGACGTGAAGATCAGCGAGCTGCCCGACCAGGGCGGCAAGTCGCCAAAGCTGCAAGGTGTCACCAAGATTATTGCGATGGACGAAGCCGGCGAAAACTGGAGCTCCAAGAAATTTTCGGATTTGCTGTCGGCCTGGCGCGATGACGGTGCGCGCGAGGCGCGTTTCCTGATCGGTGCCGCGGATGGCTTGAGCGCGGACGAGCGAGCCAGCGCCGACCATTTCTTCTCTTTCGGCAAGGCAACCTGGCCGCATATGATGGCACGGGCGATGTTGGCGGAACAGTTGTTCCGGGCGACATCAATCATTGCCGGCCACCCTTACCACCGGGAGGGGTGA
- the rsfS gene encoding ribosome silencing factor has protein sequence MKSLDDDQAQDVVSIPLAGKSNIADHMVIAEGRSTRQVASIAQKLAERVKQAGGTARIEGLANADWVLIDAGDVIVHLFRPEVRSFYNLERMWAVDEEGDAAEVVEA, from the coding sequence ATGAAGTCGCTCGACGATGATCAGGCGCAGGACGTGGTCTCCATTCCACTGGCGGGCAAAAGCAATATTGCGGACCATATGGTGATCGCCGAAGGGCGCTCGACCAGACAGGTTGCGTCTATCGCCCAAAAGCTTGCCGAGCGTGTCAAGCAAGCAGGCGGCACCGCGCGAATCGAAGGACTCGCCAATGCCGACTGGGTATTGATCGATGCTGGCGATGTAATCGTCCACCTGTTCCGGCCGGAAGTCCGCAGCTTCTACAATCTTGAGCGGATGTGGGCTGTCGACGAGGAAGGCGATGCGGCGGAAGTCGTCGAAGCCTGA
- a CDS encoding nicotinate-nucleotide adenylyltransferase has product MKTTGLLGGSFNPAHGAHRSISLFAMEELDLDEFWWLVSPGNPLKEGARDMAPLHARLASAQKMARRSTIQPTAIEQQFGTKYTYNTLLKLVRRYPKRQFVWIMGADNLAQFHRWKDWRKIARLLPIAVISRPGYDDDAFAAPAMAWLRRFVHPASQRGNWTNWSTPALTFLRYRPDPRSATAIRMARPHWHQQYDDRRVRDAVTHRLIGPED; this is encoded by the coding sequence GTGAAGACAACCGGCCTGCTCGGCGGATCGTTTAATCCGGCCCATGGCGCCCATCGCTCGATCAGCCTGTTTGCGATGGAAGAGCTGGATCTTGACGAATTCTGGTGGCTGGTGTCACCGGGCAATCCGTTGAAAGAAGGTGCGAGGGATATGGCACCGCTGCATGCGCGCCTGGCATCGGCCCAGAAAATGGCGCGGCGCAGCACCATCCAGCCGACGGCTATTGAACAGCAGTTCGGCACGAAATATACTTATAATACGTTGCTCAAACTCGTTCGTCGCTATCCCAAACGGCAATTTGTCTGGATCATGGGGGCGGATAATCTGGCGCAATTTCATCGCTGGAAAGACTGGCGAAAAATTGCCCGATTATTGCCGATTGCAGTTATATCGAGACCCGGCTATGATGACGATGCTTTTGCGGCTCCCGCAATGGCCTGGCTGCGGCGCTTCGTCCACCCCGCGAGCCAGCGTGGTAACTGGACCAACTGGAGTACGCCGGCGCTGACATTCCTGCGCTATCGTCCCGACCCACGCTCAGCCACCGCGATCCGGATGGCTCGGCCCCATTGGCATCAGCAATATGATGATCGCCGCGTTCGTGACGCGGTGACACACCGGTTGATTGGCCCAGAAGATTAG
- a CDS encoding glutamate-5-semialdehyde dehydrogenase, with protein sequence MTEPAQLIIDMGRKARAAFSMLTGVTDAQKAAALKAAARHLRDSQNIILAANQRDMENARARELSDSMLDRLMIDAERLEAIASAVEHVAELPDPVGQVIDTTERPNGLVMERIRVPLGVIGIIYESRPNVTADAAALTLRSGNAVILRGGSEAIHSNGAIFDAMAAGVVEAGLPADAIQLVQTTDRAAVGAMLKASGLIDIIIPRGGKSLVKRVQDEARVPVLAHLDGINHTYIGKEADPEKATAIAVNAKMRRTGICGAMETLLIDQDYPAPGPLVRALLDAGCQVRGDDAVLELDERIVSADETDWDTEYLAPILSVAMVNGVDEALAHIAEHGSHHTDVIVTEDSEMAEYFILRADSAIVMHNASSQFADGGQFGLGAEIGISTGRLHARGPVALEGLTTYKWVVRGTGQVRP encoded by the coding sequence ATGACAGAACCTGCACAACTGATTATCGATATGGGGCGCAAGGCGCGCGCCGCCTTCTCCATGCTGACCGGGGTGACCGATGCCCAAAAGGCTGCCGCCCTGAAAGCGGCTGCACGGCATTTGCGCGACAGTCAGAATATTATTCTGGCCGCCAATCAGCGCGATATGGAAAATGCGCGGGCCCGGGAACTGAGTGACTCCATGCTCGATCGGCTGATGATCGACGCCGAACGGCTTGAAGCCATCGCCTCGGCCGTGGAGCATGTGGCCGAGCTTCCGGACCCGGTTGGCCAAGTTATCGACACCACCGAACGACCCAATGGTCTCGTCATGGAGCGCATCCGGGTGCCGCTGGGCGTTATCGGAATCATTTATGAAAGCCGGCCCAATGTTACCGCCGATGCCGCTGCCCTGACGCTGCGTTCGGGCAATGCCGTCATCCTTCGCGGGGGATCGGAGGCAATACACAGCAACGGTGCGATTTTTGACGCCATGGCAGCGGGCGTCGTCGAGGCGGGCCTTCCCGCTGATGCTATCCAGCTGGTCCAGACCACCGACCGCGCTGCGGTGGGGGCGATGCTGAAAGCCAGCGGGCTGATCGACATCATCATTCCGCGCGGCGGCAAGTCGCTGGTCAAGCGGGTGCAGGACGAGGCGCGGGTGCCCGTGCTCGCGCATCTTGATGGCATCAACCATACTTATATCGGCAAGGAAGCCGATCCGGAAAAAGCGACGGCGATAGCGGTCAATGCCAAGATGCGGCGAACCGGAATCTGTGGCGCGATGGAGACATTGCTTATCGATCAGGATTATCCGGCTCCCGGCCCCTTGGTCCGCGCCCTGCTTGATGCTGGCTGTCAAGTGCGCGGCGATGACGCCGTGCTCGAACTGGACGAGCGAATCGTCTCGGCAGACGAGACGGACTGGGATACCGAATATCTCGCCCCCATATTATCCGTCGCGATGGTGAACGGGGTCGACGAGGCGCTTGCACATATTGCCGAACATGGGTCGCATCATACGGATGTCATCGTCACCGAAGATTCGGAAATGGCAGAATATTTCATCCTGCGCGCCGACAGCGCGATTGTGATGCACAATGCCTCAAGCCAGTTTGCCGATGGCGGGCAATTTGGCCTGGGTGCGGAAATCGGCATTTCTACGGGACGCCTTCACGCCCGCGGTCCGGTCGCACTGGAAGGGCTGACAACCTATAAATGGGTGGTGCGCGGAACCGGGCAAGTCCGCCCTTGA